The DNA segment CCGGGTGCTTGGCCAGCGCCACCAGGATCGGCGGGGCGACGTACACCTTCGTGACCTTGTGGTCCTGGATCGCCTGCAGGAAGCCCTCGAGGTCGAAGCGTGGCATCGTCACGACCTCGGCGCCCTGGGCCAGCGTGAGGTTCATCAGGACGGTCAGGCCGTAGATGTGGAAGAACGGCAGCACCGCGAGCACGACGGCGTCCTCGCCCATGGCGCTCATCATCACCTCGCACTGCGCCACGTTCGCGACGAGGTTCTCGTGCGTCAGCATGACGCCCTTCGGCAGCCCGGTCGTGCCCGAGGAGTACGGCAGGACGGCGAGATCGACCGAGGGGTCGATCTCCACGGTGGGCAGCGGAGCGGTGCTGCTGAGGATCGTCTGCAGGTCCGGATAGTCCTCCGCGCCGTCCAGCACGACGATGCGGTCCACCGGCTGCAGCGCGTGGGCGGCCTTGGCGCGGTCCAGGAACGCGGCGATCGTGACGATCGCCCGGGCGCCGGAGTCCTTCAGCTGGTGGGCGATCTCCTCGGGCGTGTACAGCGAGTTGGCGGTGGTCGCGACGCAGCCGGCCATCGTGACGCCGTGGAACAGCACCGGGTACCAGATCGTGTTGGGCGCCCACAGCATCACGCGGTCACCCTTGACGAAGCCCTCTTCGGCCAGCCACGCGGCGACGCGCTCGGCGTGCGCCTTGAGCTGGCCGTAGGTCAGCTTGTCGCCCGACGTCGCATCGACGAGCGCCACCTTGTCCGGAATCGAGGCCGCCTTGCGAAGCGCCATCTCGGCGACGGTGCAGTAGGGAATCTCGATGTCCGGGTAGGTCGACTTGTACACCACGGTGAGCACCTCGATCGATCGGGAAAAGTGCCCTCGATGTTAGGTGGCCGGAGATCCGGCGGGGTCGGTGCCCCCGCGACCCTACGACCAGAGCACCGCCTGGGTGCAGCGGAACAGCGCGAGCTTGCGCCCGGTGTCGACGTGCGTGACCACGGCGTCCCACACCTGCGTGGTGCGCCCGGCATGGATGGCGGTCGCGACCACCTCGACGGTCCCCTCGCGGGCGGTGGAGAGGTGGTTGCTCTTCAGCTCGATGGTGGTGAAGCCCGTCGCGCCGTCGGGCAGGACGCCGCGGGCGCCCATGCCGCAGGCCGTGTCGGCGAGCGTCACGACGGACCCGGCGTGCAGGTAGCCGTTGGGTGCGAGGTGGTGCGGCTCGATCGTGAAATGGGCGACGGCGCGGCCCTTGGTGCTCTCGGTCGCCTGGTAGCCGATGTGGCCGGGGAAGCGGCCCTGCGACTTGGCGTTGAACTCTGCGGCGGACATGACTGGCATGCCGGTCAGGCTATGCAACGGGGTGAACGCCGGATCCGCCGGGCGAGCATTCGGGCGACCGCGGAGCCGATCGGTCGTCCGATGCGTCGGTTCATCCCGAGAGGCCGCCGCGCGCTACCCGGCTTCTCAACCTCCTCAAAGGCTAGGATGACCTGCGTTAAGCCCGGCTCGGCGCCTTCAGGGACCGGGCGAGACCCCACAACGAAAGAAGACCTCACGCATGCGTATGAAGAAGCTCGCCGCCGCTGTGCTGTGCTGCGCCCCCGCCTCGCGTTGACCGGATGCAGCAAGCCCAGCGAGTCCGAGGTGCATGATGCCGTGGTGAAGATCATGACCAAGCAGGGGGCGACGACGGAGCAGGCTCAGGCCTACGCCGACTGCGCCGCGCCGGAGATGGTCGACAAGATCTCGCGCACCGGCCTGAACAACCTGGTCGACGACGGCAAGGACGCCAAGGGCAGCGACGACGACGTCGACGAGATGAAAGCCATCGACAAGAAGTGCACCGACGAGGTCCTCGGCAAGTAGCCGATCGGGCGGGGATCCGCTGCCCGGCACCACTCGAACGCGACGATGCCCCGCGGTTGCCGCGGGGCATCGTCGCGTTCGGGACCGGTGCGGCGGCGCTGCCGTCGCGTGCGAAACTGGAGCGGCACGCCTGGAGGGTTCGCATAGTGGCCGAGTGCACGCGCCTTGAAAGCGCGCAGGGGGAGACTCCTCAAGGGTTCAAATCCCTTACCCTCCGCCACCACGCATCTGCGGTGGATCAGTGCACGCTATCGGCGCGATAGCGTGCACGCATCCACCGCAGATTCGCGTGAAGGAGCCGACTTGGACGTGCGGGGCTACCGGCGTGAGGTCTGGTTGGTGCTCGGCCTCTCCCTCGGCCAGTCGGCCGTCTACTCGATCGTCAGCATCGTCGCCAAGCTGACCGAGTCGACGCCGCTGTCCCAGCAGACGACCACGCTGAACGAGTCCCGGTCCGTGCGCCCGTTGCTCGACCTCACCTACCAGCTGCTGGGCATCGGGTTCGCGCTCGTCCCGGTCGCGCTCGCGCTCTATCTCCTCTCCCGCGACGGCGGCGCGGTACCGGCGCGCGAGCGTCTGGGCCTCGACGTCCCCGACGGACGGCGCGCCGCCGCGGACGCCGGATGGGGCGCGGCGCTCGCGGCGCTGATCGGGATCCCGGGTCTCGGCTTCTACTTCCTCGCCCAGCACCTCGGGGTCAACACGACCGTCGCGCCGAGCGGGCTGTCGGCGTACTGGTGGACCGTCCCGGTGCTCGTGCTCAGCGCGCTGCAGAATGCCGTGCTCGAGGAGGTCGTCGTGGTCGGGTTCCTGATGACCCGGCTGCGGCAGGTCGGCTGGCCCCTCGGGTGGGTGATCGCGGCCTCCGCGCTGCTGCGCGGGTCGTACCACCTGTACCAGGGATTCGGTGGGTTCCTCGGCAACTGCGTCATGGGTGCGGTGTTCGCCTGGTGGTTCCACAAGCGCGGCAGGGTGCTGCCGCTCGTGGCGGCCCACTGGCTGCTCGACATCTGCGCATTCGTGGGATACCAGCTGCTCCGCTGAGCCGCCCGACCCCGCCGGTCCGCTTTGCGACCCTCGACCGGCGCACTGTACTCTTGAGCGTCGCGGACGTCCTCGGATGTCGGCGTGGAGGATTCGCCTAGTCCGGTCTATGGCGCCGCACTGCTAATGCGGTTGGGGCTACTCGTCCCTCGCGGGTTCAAATCCCGCATCCTCCGCCGCAGTTGCCTGTGTGCACTTCGCCACCACCGGCTCGGTGGGTGCGCCGAGTGTGTCATACTGGGTAACGCACTTCGCGAGAAATCGCGGATGCGCTCATAGCTCAGCTGGATAGAGCGTCGGTCTACGGAACCGAAGGTCAGGGGTTCGAATCCCTTTGAGCGCGCAGCGACAGAAGGGCCTCGTGACTCGGTCACGAGGCCCTTCTGCTGTCTCGGGGAGGGTGCGGCGTCAGACGACGCCGGGGCCCGGCTCCGGCCGGCCCGCGCGATCGGCGTGCCCGGCGACGAGGTCGTCCCGCGTCCCGGGGGTCCGGTCGAGCGGGTCGCCGTCGGGGCGGCCGTCGACGTTCAGCTCGCCCTCGTAGCCGACGGGATCCTGTCCGAAGACCAGGTTGTAGACCAGCGCCCCCACGACGCCGCCGATGGCGGGCGCCACCAGGAACAACCAGAGCTGGCCGAGGGACCCGCCGCCGGCGAGCACCGCGGATCCCAGGGAGCGGGCCGGGTTGACCGACGCCCCGTCGACCGGAATCCCGACGAGGTAGCAGACGGTCATGGTCACGCCGATCGCCAGACCGGCGAGCGCCGCCGTCCCGATCCGGTCGGTCGCGGCCAGCACCACGAACACCAGCAGGAAGGTCAACGCGACCTCGGTGCCGAACGCCGAGGACATGCTGAAGCCCTCGGGGCTGTGCGTGCCCCACCCGTTCGCGGCCAGACCGTCGGCCGCTCGGCTGTACGACGGGTTGCCCTGCGCGATCCCGAAGATCACCGCCGCGCCGGCGATCGCGCCGAGCAGCTGCGCGATCACGTACGCGACGGCGTCCAGCAGCGCGATCTTGCCGGTGACCAGCAGGCCGAGGGTCACGGCCGGGTTGACGTGGCAGCCGGAGATCGGGCCGATCGCGTAGACCAGGAAGATCAGCGTCAGCCCGAAGCCCAGCGCGACGCCGACGGGACCGACGTTGTGGCCGGCGAGCACCGCGGTGCCGACACCGCCGATCATCAGGACGGCGGTTCCGATGAACTCGGCGACGTAGCTGCGGACGGCGTTCATGGCGATCCTTTCGGATGGAGAGTGGCTAGATGCCGCCGGAGAAGGTGTCGCACTGGCCGAGCTCGCCGGTGTCGATGCCCTTCTTGAACCAGTTGTAGCGCTGCTTCGAGGTGCCGTGGGTGAACGATTCCGGATTGACCTGGCCCTGCGTCTGCTGCTGGATGTGGTCGTCGCCGATCTTCGTCGCGGCGTCCAGCCCGGACTGGATGTCCTGGTCGCTGATCGACTTGATGATCTTCACGCCGGAGGAGTCCGTCGTCCCGGTGGCGTGGTTGGCCCAGACGCCGGCGAGGCAGTCGGCCATCAGCTCGATGCGGACGGCGCCCGAGCTCGGGCCGGACTGGTCCATCTGCTGACCCTGCTGCAGGATCCCGAGGATGTTCTGGATGTGGTGGCCGTACTCGTGCGCCACGACGTACGCCTGCACGAACTCCGTATTGGTCGCACCCAGCTGCTGCAGCTCGTTGGAGAAGAACGACATGTCGATGTACGCCTTCTCGTCGTTCGGGCAGTAGAAGGGTCCGACCGCGGACGTCGCCTGCCCGCAGCCGGTCTGCGTGCCCTGGGTGTAGAGCTGGGTCACGGCGGTGCGGTACTGCACCTTCTGCGGCGTGGCCTGCGGCAGGTACTGCGTCCAGAACGCGTTGACGCTGTTGATGATCAGCGCGAGCCGGCAGTCGTCACGCTTGAGGAAGTTCGGGTCGGTGTTGCACGACTGGATGTCGGCTCCGGTGTCGCCCGCGCTGAGGTTCTGCGTGGACACGCCGTTGCCACCCTGGGGGTCGAACCCGCCGCCGGTGCCGCCGCTGCCGCTGGTGAAGAACTGGATCGCGAGGAAGATGATGATGCCGACGACGCCCAGGCAGCCCATGTTGCCCCCGGCGCCGGTCGGCAGCGGGATTCCGCCCGGCAGCCCGAAGCCGCCTCCGCCGCCTCCACCGCCGCGGCCGCGGGCGTCCTCGATCTGCGAGGTATCGACGCGGGCGTCGCTGTTGAATTCCATGCTGCCTCACTTGTCGGTCGGCGTGCGGATCGCCGCGCGGCAGTGCGGCGGGTCGAACCTTGCGGTTCAGGCTAGTGCAGTGACCGCGCCGTCCTCATGCGAAACGATGAAACCGCCGGCGGCCCCGACCTCCCGCAGCCGCTGCCGCGCGCCGGGATCGCCGAGGGGGATCCTGACCGGGGTCGTGGACGCGGAGCCGTCGCGACGAGCCTGCCACTGCCGGCGGTGCTCGTAGCCGCGCGCGACCAGGTCGGCGACCGACCCGTCGCGGACGGCGACGGTGGCCTGCTCGAGCTGATCGAGGAAGCTCTCGAGCACCTCGGTGAGCATCCGGCGGTTGCCGTTGAGCATCGCGGCGACCAGCTCGGGCCGGGTGCCCGCCACCCGCGTCGCGTCGCGGTAGGAACCTGCGGCCAGCGCGCCGGCCAGCCCGCGCGGCTCCACGTTTGCCGCGAGCACCTCGGCGAGCACGTGCGGCAGGTGGCTGATCCAGGCCGCGGCGTGGTCGTGCCATTCCGCGTCCGTGGGTACGACGCGGCCGCCCGCGCCGAGCGCGAGGCGGCAGACCTGCACCCAGCGGTCCAGGTCGGTGTCGTCCTCCAGGGCGACCACCCAGGTCGCCTCGCGCAGCAGGTCGGCGCCGGCCGCGGCGAATCCCGACTCGGTGGTGCCGGCCATCGGGTGGGCGCCGACGTACCGGTCGGCAAGGCCCGCCGCGCGGGCCGCCTCCAGCACGGCGGACTTGACCGACACCACGTCGGTGATGGTGACCTGATCATCGGTCAGCAAGGCGAGCACCGGCATCAGCGCGACGGCGTCCTCGAGCGGGGTGGCGACCACGACGAGCGACCCGTCCGGGAGCGCGGCGAGCATGCCCTCGAGCCCCGGGAACGGCCGGATGTCGTGCACGCCCGCCGCTTCCAGTGTCTCGGCCGAGGTGTCGTGCGCCCACACCTCGCTCCCGGCCGCGCGCAACCGCAGCGCCAGCGAGCCGCCGATGAGGCCGAGGCCGATGATCGCGACAGGGGGAGCGGTGGGCATGCGCACAGCCTATCCAGCGGCCGTCCGACCGTAGGCTGGTCGCATGCCCACGCCGTACGACGCCCCGATGCGGCTCGCGATCGACGAGGCGCGGTCGGCGCCGGCGCACGACGACGTGCCGATCGGCGCCGTCGTCCTCGGGCCGGACGGCGCCGTCGCGGGCGTCGGGCACAACACCCGGGAACGCGATCAGGACCCCACCGGGCACGCGGAGCTCACCGCCCTGCGGGGGGCCGCTCGGGCGGCCGGTGCCTGGCGGCTGACCGGTCACACCCTGGTCGTCACTATCGAGCCGTGCACGATGTGCGCGGGGGCGGCGGTGCTGGCTCGGGTGGACCGGATCGTGTTCGGCGCCCTCGAGCCGAAGACCGGTGCCGTCGTGTCGCTGTGGGACGTCGTGCGCGACCCCCGGCTCAACCACCGACCCGAGGTGCGCGGCCCGTGGGACCTCTCGCCCGACGTGGCCGCCGCTGCCGCCGGCCTCCTGGTCGACTTCTTCGCGGTCCGCCGCGGCGACCCGGGCTAGGCGCTGCCGCCGGTCGGGGTCGTGCGTGACCGGCGCACCCGATGCCGTACCCTGGTGCGCGGTGGCGTGT comes from the Cumulibacter manganitolerans genome and includes:
- a CDS encoding PaaI family thioesterase, with product MPVMSAAEFNAKSQGRFPGHIGYQATESTKGRAVAHFTIEPHHLAPNGYLHAGSVVTLADTACGMGARGVLPDGATGFTTIELKSNHLSTAREGTVEVVATAIHAGRTTQVWDAVVTHVDTGRKLALFRCTQAVLWS
- a CDS encoding CPBP family intramembrane glutamic endopeptidase, with the protein product MRGYRREVWLVLGLSLGQSAVYSIVSIVAKLTESTPLSQQTTTLNESRSVRPLLDLTYQLLGIGFALVPVALALYLLSRDGGAVPARERLGLDVPDGRRAAADAGWGAALAALIGIPGLGFYFLAQHLGVNTTVAPSGLSAYWWTVPVLVLSALQNAVLEEVVVVGFLMTRLRQVGWPLGWVIAASALLRGSYHLYQGFGGFLGNCVMGAVFAWWFHKRGRVLPLVAAHWLLDICAFVGYQLLR
- a CDS encoding prephenate dehydrogenase, producing the protein MPTAPPVAIIGLGLIGGSLALRLRAAGSEVWAHDTSAETLEAAGVHDIRPFPGLEGMLAALPDGSLVVVATPLEDAVALMPVLALLTDDQVTITDVVSVKSAVLEAARAAGLADRYVGAHPMAGTTESGFAAAGADLLREATWVVALEDDTDLDRWVQVCRLALGAGGRVVPTDAEWHDHAAAWISHLPHVLAEVLAANVEPRGLAGALAAGSYRDATRVAGTRPELVAAMLNGNRRMLTEVLESFLDQLEQATVAVRDGSVADLVARGYEHRRQWQARRDGSASTTPVRIPLGDPGARQRLREVGAAGGFIVSHEDGAVTALA
- a CDS encoding 4-coumarate--CoA ligase family protein, giving the protein MVYKSTYPDIEIPYCTVAEMALRKAASIPDKVALVDATSGDKLTYGQLKAHAERVAAWLAEEGFVKGDRVMLWAPNTIWYPVLFHGVTMAGCVATTANSLYTPEEIAHQLKDSGARAIVTIAAFLDRAKAAHALQPVDRIVVLDGAEDYPDLQTILSSTAPLPTVEIDPSVDLAVLPYSSGTTGLPKGVMLTHENLVANVAQCEVMMSAMGEDAVVLAVLPFFHIYGLTVLMNLTLAQGAEVVTMPRFDLEGFLQAIQDHKVTKVYVAPPILVALAKHPVVDRYDLSSLRSITSGAAPLDEALALAVEARLGVPVMQGFGMTELSPVSHTVPDALAGELPRGSVGVSLPNIQCRLVDVETGKDAEQGAEGELWIKGPNVMVGYLNNEAATAETIVDGGWLRTGDIASYDPQNGVYVITDRLKELIKYKGYQVAPAELEAVLLTHDDITDSAVIGVPDEEGGEAPKAFVVRRPGATITEDEIKTWIAGIVAPHKKIRHVEFVDEVPKSSSGKILRKDLRSRG
- a CDS encoding aquaporin; the protein is MNAVRSYVAEFIGTAVLMIGGVGTAVLAGHNVGPVGVALGFGLTLIFLVYAIGPISGCHVNPAVTLGLLVTGKIALLDAVAYVIAQLLGAIAGAAVIFGIAQGNPSYSRAADGLAANGWGTHSPEGFSMSSAFGTEVALTFLLVFVVLAATDRIGTAALAGLAIGVTMTVCYLVGIPVDGASVNPARSLGSAVLAGGGSLGQLWLFLVAPAIGGVVGALVYNLVFGQDPVGYEGELNVDGRPDGDPLDRTPGTRDDLVAGHADRAGRPEPGPGVV
- the ypfJ gene encoding KPN_02809 family neutral zinc metallopeptidase, producing MEFNSDARVDTSQIEDARGRGGGGGGGGFGLPGGIPLPTGAGGNMGCLGVVGIIIFLAIQFFTSGSGGTGGGFDPQGGNGVSTQNLSAGDTGADIQSCNTDPNFLKRDDCRLALIINSVNAFWTQYLPQATPQKVQYRTAVTQLYTQGTQTGCGQATSAVGPFYCPNDEKAYIDMSFFSNELQQLGATNTEFVQAYVVAHEYGHHIQNILGILQQGQQMDQSGPSSGAVRIELMADCLAGVWANHATGTTDSSGVKIIKSISDQDIQSGLDAATKIGDDHIQQQTQGQVNPESFTHGTSKQRYNWFKKGIDTGELGQCDTFSGGI
- a CDS encoding nucleoside deaminase, which gives rise to MPTPYDAPMRLAIDEARSAPAHDDVPIGAVVLGPDGAVAGVGHNTRERDQDPTGHAELTALRGAARAAGAWRLTGHTLVVTIEPCTMCAGAAVLARVDRIVFGALEPKTGAVVSLWDVVRDPRLNHRPEVRGPWDLSPDVAAAAAGLLVDFFAVRRGDPG